The proteins below come from a single Desulfomonile tiedjei genomic window:
- the gmd gene encoding GDP-mannose 4,6-dehydratase → MNPSSDKRALVTGITGQDGAYLADFLIDKGYDVCGVKRRSSLLNTQRIDHLYEDPHAPNRRLELEYGDTTDSTNLIRIIQQFQPTEIYNLAAQSHVKVSFETPEYTANADALGTLRLLEAIRILGMTDKVRFYQASTSELYGMVQESPQKETTPFYPRSPYAVAKLYGYWITRNYREAYGFFSSNGILFNHESPLRGETFVTRKVTRAVARIKLELQDVLYLGNLNAKRDWGYAGDFVEAMWLILQHSEPDDFVIATGENHSVREFIERAFKEVGITVVWHGEGIDERGVDAETGRTLVLVDPKYFRPTEVDELLGDATKAREVLGWKPRVPFAELVRRMVVADLREAEKELLCKNAGFR, encoded by the coding sequence ATGAACCCATCCTCGGACAAGAGAGCGCTGGTAACAGGTATTACCGGTCAGGACGGAGCCTATCTCGCGGACTTCTTAATTGATAAAGGATATGACGTTTGCGGTGTCAAGAGACGCAGCTCCCTGCTGAACACTCAACGAATCGACCACCTGTACGAAGATCCCCATGCGCCTAACCGCAGGCTGGAGCTTGAATACGGGGATACCACGGATTCCACCAATCTTATCCGTATCATCCAGCAATTTCAGCCCACCGAGATATACAATCTTGCCGCACAGAGCCATGTGAAGGTCTCTTTCGAGACTCCCGAGTACACCGCCAATGCGGACGCACTCGGTACCCTGCGACTGCTGGAAGCCATTCGCATATTGGGCATGACGGACAAGGTGCGTTTCTATCAGGCCTCTACCAGCGAACTGTACGGCATGGTCCAGGAGTCGCCTCAGAAGGAAACCACTCCTTTCTATCCGAGAAGTCCTTACGCTGTTGCAAAGCTGTATGGCTATTGGATTACGCGTAACTACCGCGAGGCTTACGGCTTTTTCTCCTCGAACGGCATACTCTTCAACCACGAGTCTCCCCTTCGCGGGGAGACATTCGTGACGAGAAAGGTCACTCGCGCTGTCGCCCGCATCAAGCTCGAATTGCAGGACGTGCTCTATCTCGGCAACCTCAATGCCAAGAGAGACTGGGGTTACGCAGGGGATTTCGTGGAGGCCATGTGGCTGATTCTCCAGCACAGCGAACCGGATGATTTCGTGATCGCAACAGGAGAAAATCATTCCGTGCGGGAGTTCATCGAGCGAGCGTTTAAAGAAGTGGGAATCACTGTGGTCTGGCACGGCGAAGGTATTGACGAACGGGGAGTTGATGCCGAAACCGGCCGGACGTTGGTCCTAGTGGACCCAAAGTATTTCCGTCCGACGGAGGTAGATGAATTACTGGGTGACGCCACTAAAGCCCGGGAAGTCCTTGGCTGGAAACCGAGAGTCCCCTTTGCCGAACTCGTAAGACGAATGGTCGTGGCGGATCTCCGAGAAGCTGAAAAGGAATTGCTGTGTAAAAATGCGGGGTTCCGATGA
- a CDS encoding sterol desaturase family protein translates to MNGFVFHHELIVRLGFFIGIFTAVAFAEWASPRRRLTTSKTVRWLSNIGIVVINSILLRILFPIAAVGVAALASQKGWGVLNNVEIPYWLAVVVSVIFLDFVIYLQHVMFHAVPVLWRLHMMHHADLDFDLTTGSRFHPIEIGLSMLIKMAAVLVAGTPALAVIIFEIILNGAAMFNHGNLSVPIAIDKVLRLFVVTPDMHRVHHSVFPTETNSNFGFNLPWWDRLLGTYRAQPRLGHEGMSIGLNQFRDPARLTLPWMLALPFVGAMGNYPINQRGASGSGG, encoded by the coding sequence ATGAATGGATTTGTGTTTCACCATGAATTGATCGTGCGTCTCGGCTTCTTTATTGGGATTTTCACAGCAGTGGCGTTTGCCGAATGGGCATCCCCGAGGCGTCGGCTGACCACGTCCAAGACCGTCCGGTGGCTCTCCAATATCGGGATAGTCGTCATAAACTCGATCCTGTTACGGATTCTGTTTCCGATCGCCGCGGTGGGAGTGGCCGCTTTGGCCTCTCAAAAAGGATGGGGCGTGCTGAACAATGTCGAAATACCTTATTGGCTTGCCGTGGTGGTTTCGGTGATCTTTCTCGATTTCGTGATCTACTTGCAGCATGTGATGTTTCACGCTGTGCCTGTTCTTTGGCGGCTACACATGATGCACCACGCGGACCTCGATTTTGATTTGACGACCGGGTCACGTTTTCATCCGATTGAGATCGGCCTTTCCATGCTGATCAAGATGGCCGCGGTGTTGGTTGCAGGTACTCCGGCATTGGCTGTGATTATCTTCGAGATTATTCTAAACGGCGCAGCAATGTTCAACCACGGTAACCTGTCCGTGCCCATCGCCATCGACAAAGTCCTGCGGCTGTTCGTCGTCACTCCGGATATGCACCGGGTTCACCATTCGGTGTTTCCCACTGAGACCAATAGCAACTTCGGGTTCAATCTTCCTTGGTGGGACCGTCTGCTGGGAACGTACCGGGCTCAGCCCAGGCTTGGACACGAAGGCATGAGCATAGGGCTGAACCAGTTCCGTGATCCGGCTCGTCTCACTTTGCCTTGGATGCTGGCCCTGCCTTTTGTAGGAGCTATGGGCAACTACCCCATAAACCAGAGGGGAGCTTCCGGCTCCGGCGGCTAG
- a CDS encoding TVP38/TMEM64 family protein, which yields MKDHDAARRDVRLSGKSLSLKIVLLVVIVASAAAALWLFPVKQHVVSILEWTQGLGVWGPVVVAAFYVIATVFFLPGSVLTLGAGFLFGLPVGFLCAWTGATLGACAAFLVGRNLARDWVARKVEGNPKFAAIDEAVGREGFKIVFLLRLSPVFPFNLLNYSLGLTKVSFRNYAIASVIGMVPGGLMYVYFGSAARSLADVAAGNVEKGLAGQIFFWVGLAATVLVAGFVTRLARRSLKATEQPATVAGGMNDGQQAPAQRKGDV from the coding sequence ATGAAAGACCACGATGCGGCACGCCGGGACGTGCGGCTGTCGGGAAAATCATTATCCTTGAAAATCGTTTTGCTGGTGGTGATCGTAGCGAGTGCGGCCGCCGCGTTGTGGCTCTTTCCGGTGAAACAGCACGTTGTAAGCATTCTGGAGTGGACGCAGGGGCTCGGGGTCTGGGGTCCCGTTGTCGTGGCGGCTTTCTATGTAATCGCCACCGTCTTCTTTCTCCCCGGGTCGGTACTCACTCTTGGGGCCGGATTTCTGTTCGGTCTGCCGGTCGGATTCCTGTGCGCATGGACCGGTGCTACTCTGGGAGCTTGTGCAGCGTTCTTGGTCGGACGCAATCTTGCTCGTGATTGGGTTGCACGAAAAGTTGAAGGAAACCCTAAGTTTGCGGCAATCGATGAGGCAGTTGGCAGGGAAGGGTTCAAGATCGTTTTCTTGTTGAGGCTAAGCCCGGTATTCCCGTTTAACCTTCTCAACTACTCCTTGGGTTTGACCAAGGTCTCGTTTAGGAATTACGCAATCGCTTCCGTGATTGGCATGGTTCCGGGCGGGTTGATGTATGTCTACTTCGGGTCGGCTGCAAGATCTCTCGCGGATGTGGCCGCGGGCAACGTTGAGAAGGGTTTGGCCGGCCAAATCTTTTTCTGGGTCGGTCTTGCCGCCACAGTACTGGTCGCGGGGTTTGTGACGCGGCTGGCTCGCAGGAGCCTCAAGGCCACTGAACAACCTGCAACTGTAGCCGGCGGAATGAACGATGGCCAACAGGCTCCGGCCCAAAGGAAAGGGGACGTGTAG
- the queF gene encoding NADPH-dependent 7-cyano-7-deazaguanine reductase QueF, producing the protein MHKREFDDLTVLSKAGTVYPESPEKARLESFANKYANRNYVVEFNCPEFTSLCPVTGQPDFARIVITYVPDLKCLESKSLKIYLFSFRNAGMFHEEITNKILDDLVAACEPKWARVRGLMNPRGGISIDVSAEYCKPGFERPREILP; encoded by the coding sequence ATGCATAAACGCGAGTTCGATGATCTGACCGTTCTTTCCAAGGCCGGCACGGTCTATCCTGAAAGCCCTGAAAAGGCCCGATTGGAGAGCTTTGCCAATAAATACGCCAATCGGAATTATGTGGTGGAATTTAACTGCCCGGAGTTTACCAGCCTTTGTCCCGTAACCGGGCAGCCTGACTTCGCTCGGATCGTTATAACCTACGTTCCCGATCTGAAATGCCTGGAGTCTAAGTCTCTAAAAATATATCTATTCTCCTTCAGGAACGCAGGCATGTTTCACGAAGAGATTACAAACAAGATATTGGACGACCTTGTTGCAGCGTGTGAGCCCAAATGGGCCAGAGTGCGAGGATTGATGAATCCCCGCGGGGGAATATCCATAGACGTGAGCGCAGAATACTGTAAACCCGGCTTTGAGCGGCCCCGCGAAATTTTGCCGTAG
- a CDS encoding anion permease: MQTGDGLAEGVQEATSNDFPETRPPGIIAYIVENIRDTGKNPTSVLLGFFAAWVAFFLIFKVLPVPNGLPPNGMTVLAIVVWASIMWVSEALPVGITGISIPTLLLLTHAIPWKDGKAPMATLFSGFTSHEVWLCLFAFFVGAIMQLLRMDRRIALGILDKVRASTVGRVIWGMFGVNIVLAFLIPAANARAATLLPVIKGITNLLGDTPQEQEAKKAIVIQSLVYGCMICGVFILTAHMPNLIMVGIFSNNGFPNLSYLNWAVLQFPYLGMFVLTQWWVRYHFKTANIQIAGGHTEISGQYRKLGKTSRAEWILLGVFGIIAMLFAMGKGSPIFVLHHFQLGAVALVGILILFMPGLFPFKWKEVQDRTIWGTFLLLGGAITLTAAMSSSGLAGWLADHIHGAVVGLPWWGIVLALMVGTHIIRIGMLSNVAAVAMLAPIVFEMAPKVGLHPVAFTLLVCDTDTYAYLLPTQITAAVIAYGTETFSTADYAKAGWVCILIAIAYGLLVMAPWYAFLGLPVWDPTAPWPY, encoded by the coding sequence ATGCAGACCGGAGATGGTCTCGCTGAGGGAGTGCAAGAGGCGACGAGTAACGACTTTCCGGAAACTCGTCCACCCGGCATCATCGCCTACATAGTGGAAAACATTCGAGACACGGGAAAGAACCCCACATCGGTGCTACTAGGGTTTTTCGCCGCCTGGGTCGCGTTCTTTTTGATCTTCAAGGTGCTACCCGTTCCTAATGGCTTGCCGCCAAACGGTATGACGGTTCTGGCCATAGTTGTTTGGGCCAGTATCATGTGGGTCTCGGAGGCTTTGCCCGTAGGCATAACCGGCATCTCGATCCCCACTTTGTTGCTCCTGACCCACGCCATCCCCTGGAAGGACGGCAAGGCGCCTATGGCGACGCTGTTCTCGGGATTCACCTCACACGAGGTGTGGCTCTGCCTGTTTGCCTTTTTTGTCGGGGCCATCATGCAGCTTCTCAGAATGGACCGGCGCATAGCCCTGGGAATCCTGGACAAAGTCCGTGCATCCACGGTAGGCCGGGTCATCTGGGGCATGTTTGGGGTCAATATCGTCCTGGCATTCCTGATACCCGCTGCAAACGCACGAGCTGCCACCCTACTGCCGGTTATTAAAGGGATCACTAACTTGCTGGGGGATACACCGCAGGAACAAGAAGCAAAAAAAGCCATCGTGATCCAATCCCTTGTTTATGGCTGCATGATCTGCGGGGTATTCATACTCACTGCTCACATGCCTAATTTGATCATGGTGGGTATCTTCAGCAACAACGGATTCCCCAACCTCAGCTACTTGAATTGGGCGGTTTTGCAATTCCCATACCTGGGAATGTTTGTCCTGACTCAATGGTGGGTGCGCTACCACTTCAAGACCGCAAACATCCAGATCGCAGGCGGCCACACCGAGATCAGCGGACAGTATCGGAAGCTGGGAAAAACGAGTCGGGCCGAATGGATCCTCCTGGGGGTGTTCGGCATCATAGCCATGCTATTCGCCATGGGCAAGGGCAGCCCTATTTTTGTCCTTCATCATTTTCAGCTCGGAGCTGTAGCACTCGTCGGGATCCTCATCCTGTTCATGCCCGGACTGTTTCCCTTCAAGTGGAAAGAAGTCCAGGACCGCACTATCTGGGGGACCTTTCTGCTACTCGGCGGCGCCATCACCCTGACCGCGGCCATGAGCAGTTCCGGTCTGGCGGGGTGGCTGGCTGACCATATTCACGGCGCGGTGGTCGGCCTACCCTGGTGGGGGATCGTTCTCGCCCTCATGGTCGGCACCCACATCATCCGCATAGGCATGCTTTCCAACGTAGCGGCAGTGGCCATGCTGGCCCCTATCGTCTTTGAGATGGCGCCCAAGGTGGGGTTGCATCCGGTGGCGTTCACCCTCCTGGTGTGTGACACCGACACCTACGCGTATCTGCTCCCTACTCAGATTACCGCTGCGGTCATCGCTTATGGCACGGAAACCTTTAGTACAGCGGATTACGCCAAGGCCGGCTGGGTTTGCATCCTCATTGCGATCGCTTACGGCCTGCTGGTCATGGCCCCCTGGTATGCCTTCTTGGGCTTGCCGGTTTGGGACCCCACCGCACCATGGCCCTACTAG
- a CDS encoding adenylyl-sulfate reductase subunit alpha codes for MSRKTITDINEVETQEIEADILIVGGGNAGCFAAIEAKKLNPALRVAIMEKAHISRSGATAAGMDAINTYIPDGRTPEDLVRWSRSQVGGGPIREDLALSNAQELNEAVEDLERWGLPILRDEDGIAQYRGKWDVSIHGEQLKPIMAEKAIESGADVYNRVVATGLLMDRDRCVGATGFGVRDGKFYVFRAKATIVSTGGACGLYKSYTSDATSSHHQTWMSPFNVGTGYAVGIREGAEMTSLEQRWVATRTKDHCGPVDTISVGYKSSIINAKGERILEKHYAHLGGDKAPRYIRANAPMEEWLAGRGPTYADTTDLSPEDAKDLKMDYLNERPSFVLFLASRGQDITKEPIEIYGSDPYVVGGHCQSGYWVGIDRMTTVPGLFAAGESAGGTPNKFVGGCAVEGKLAARGAAKYVASVTLPGLNADQVAKEKERVFAPLLRGPEFDGISPVEMEERMQRLMDEYAGGISQFYRTNEERLDYALKHLKMLANQSQYLYAKDLHDLMNAHEVLDRLVVAEVLTHHLKFRKETRWPGWQTRSDFPDVDPNLDCFVESRLNKQTGEVEMFTRPYEQLVPGDRYTP; via the coding sequence ATGAGTCGCAAGACAATTACGGACATTAATGAAGTGGAAACTCAAGAGATAGAGGCCGATATCTTGATTGTCGGAGGTGGAAACGCGGGATGTTTCGCCGCTATTGAAGCCAAGAAGCTCAATCCGGCTCTGCGCGTAGCCATCATGGAGAAAGCTCACATAAGCCGCAGCGGCGCAACCGCCGCCGGTATGGACGCAATCAACACCTACATTCCTGATGGCAGGACTCCCGAGGATCTTGTCAGATGGAGTCGATCCCAGGTTGGAGGAGGCCCCATACGAGAAGATCTTGCCTTAAGCAACGCCCAAGAACTTAACGAGGCGGTGGAAGACCTGGAACGATGGGGGTTGCCTATACTGAGAGACGAGGATGGCATCGCTCAATACCGCGGTAAATGGGACGTTTCCATTCACGGCGAGCAACTCAAGCCGATCATGGCCGAAAAGGCCATTGAGTCGGGAGCGGACGTCTACAATCGCGTCGTTGCCACCGGACTCCTGATGGACCGCGACAGATGTGTGGGGGCAACGGGGTTTGGAGTAAGAGACGGGAAATTCTACGTGTTCAGAGCGAAGGCCACCATTGTCTCAACCGGCGGTGCTTGCGGCCTGTACAAGTCATACACCAGCGACGCAACCAGTTCCCACCACCAGACCTGGATGAGCCCGTTCAACGTGGGAACCGGCTACGCGGTGGGGATCCGTGAAGGCGCGGAAATGACCTCACTCGAACAAAGATGGGTAGCGACCCGGACAAAGGACCACTGCGGTCCCGTCGACACGATATCCGTGGGATACAAGTCTTCGATAATCAACGCCAAAGGGGAGCGGATTCTCGAGAAGCACTACGCCCATCTTGGCGGTGACAAGGCCCCCCGCTACATTCGAGCCAACGCGCCGATGGAGGAATGGTTGGCAGGCCGAGGCCCCACCTATGCGGATACCACCGACCTGTCTCCCGAGGACGCGAAAGACCTGAAGATGGATTACCTGAACGAGCGACCCTCGTTTGTTTTGTTCCTTGCCAGCAGAGGCCAGGACATAACCAAGGAGCCCATAGAGATCTACGGCAGCGATCCCTATGTAGTGGGTGGCCACTGCCAAAGCGGCTATTGGGTTGGCATAGACCGCATGACGACTGTCCCCGGCCTGTTCGCTGCCGGAGAGTCGGCGGGAGGGACTCCCAACAAGTTCGTCGGCGGTTGTGCGGTTGAAGGAAAGCTGGCTGCAAGAGGCGCGGCCAAATATGTAGCTTCCGTGACCCTACCAGGCCTGAACGCAGATCAAGTGGCCAAGGAGAAGGAGAGGGTTTTCGCACCTCTGTTGCGCGGCCCCGAGTTTGACGGCATTTCCCCGGTGGAAATGGAAGAACGGATGCAGCGCCTCATGGATGAGTACGCCGGCGGGATTTCGCAATTCTACAGAACCAACGAAGAACGCCTCGATTACGCGCTCAAGCATTTGAAAATGTTGGCTAACCAGAGCCAGTATCTGTATGCCAAGGACCTTCACGATCTGATGAACGCTCACGAGGTGTTGGACCGTCTCGTCGTAGCCGAGGTCCTCACGCATCACCTCAAGTTTCGAAAAGAGACCCGCTGGCCCGGCTGGCAAACCCGGTCCGATTTTCCGGACGTCGATCCGAACCTGGACTGCTTTGTGGAAAGCAGATTGAACAAGCAAACCGGCGAAGTGGAGATGTTCACACGCCCCTATGAGCAACTCGTACCCGGCGACCGGTACACACCTTAA
- a CDS encoding 4Fe-4S binding protein — translation MPPRVDREKCDGCNAQQEPLCEQVCPGDLMALGPDKKAYCRARRDCWDCMSCTKVCPVGAIETRIPYQLGYHVAKLIPMMGTDSITWTCIDIHGNVERFRYKNRIEPE, via the coding sequence ATGCCCCCGAGAGTTGATAGAGAGAAATGCGATGGTTGCAATGCCCAGCAAGAACCCCTGTGCGAACAGGTCTGCCCCGGCGATTTGATGGCCCTGGGCCCGGACAAGAAGGCGTATTGCAGGGCGCGCCGCGATTGTTGGGATTGCATGTCCTGTACCAAGGTCTGTCCCGTCGGAGCGATAGAGACACGTATTCCATATCAGCTGGGCTACCACGTGGCGAAGCTCATTCCGATGATGGGCACCGACAGCATAACCTGGACATGTATCGACATCCACGGAAATGTGGAACGATTTCGTTACAAGAATAGGATTGAGCCCGAGTAA